In Mustela nigripes isolate SB6536 chromosome 2, MUSNIG.SB6536, whole genome shotgun sequence, a single window of DNA contains:
- the LOC132011975 gene encoding hsc70-interacting protein-like, which translates to MDPRKVSELRAFVKMCKQDPSVLHTEEMRFLREWVESMGGKIPPATHKTKSEDSIKEEKPDSKKAEENIKTDEPSSEESDLEIDNEGVIEPDTDAPQEMGDENAEITEEMMDQANDKKVAAIDALNDGELQKAIDLFTDAIKLNPRLAILYAKRASVFIKLQKPNAAIRDCDRAIEINPDSAQPYKWRGKAHRLLGHWEEAAHDLALACKLDYDEDASAMLKEVQPRAQKIAEHRRKYERKREE; encoded by the coding sequence ATGGACCCCCGCAAAGTGAGCGAGCTTCGGGCTTTCGTGAAAATGTGTAAGCAGGATCCGAGCGTTCTGCACACTGAGGAAATGCGTTTCCTGCGGGAGTGGGTGGAGAGCATGGGGGGTAAAATACCACCTGCCACTCataaaactaaatcagaagacagtatcaaggaagaaaaaccagatagtaagaaggcagaggaaaacataaagacagATGAACCATCAAGTGAGGAGAGTGATCTAGAAATTGACAATGAAGGTGTGATTGAACCAGATACCGATGCCCCTCAAGAAATGGGAGATGAAAATGCAGAGATAACCGAGGAAATGATGGATCAGGCAAATGATAAAAAAGTGGCTGCCATTGATGCCCTAAATGATGGTGAACTACAGAAAGCCATTGACTTGTTCACAGATGCCATCAAACTAAATCCTCGCTTGGCCATTCTGTATGCCAAGAGAGCCAGTGTCTTCATCAAATTACAGAAGCCAAATGCTGCCATTCGAGACTGTGACAGAGCTATTGAAATAAATCCTGATTCAGCTCAGCCTTATAAGTGGCGTGGGAAAGCACATAGACTTCTGGGCCATTGGGAAGAAGCAGCACATGATCTTGCCCTTGCTTGCAAACTGGATTATGATGAAGATGCTAGTGCGATGCTGAAAGAAGTTCAACCGAGGGCCCAGAAAATTGCTGAACATCGGAGAAAATATGAGCGAAAACGTGAAGAGTga